One part of the Halopenitus persicus genome encodes these proteins:
- the mvk gene encoding mevalonate kinase, which translates to MTVCSAPGKVYLFGEHAVVYGQPAVPCAIERRARVTVEPRSDDHVRVAAEDLSLDGFTVEYDGTVGDHPDVDVERSLLDAAMGYIDAAVSQARDAAGAPNAGFDITVESDIPLGAGLGSSAAVVVAGIDAATRALGEPLAPRELADRAYRAEFDVQDGQASRADTFCSTMGGAVRVEGDDCEPIETPNLPFVVGFDGGAGDTGALVAGVRGLIEEYGFADETVRSIGDVVREGEDLLEAATPGSEPDAELLAELGDLMNFNHGLLSALGVSARSLDAMVWAARDAGAHGAKLTGAGGGGCIVALDPTPETETALSFTQGCADAFRAELATEGVRVEAP; encoded by the coding sequence ATGACCGTCTGCAGCGCGCCGGGGAAGGTGTATCTCTTCGGCGAACACGCCGTCGTCTACGGCCAGCCCGCGGTGCCGTGCGCGATCGAGCGCCGTGCCCGCGTGACCGTCGAGCCGCGCAGCGACGACCACGTCCGCGTCGCGGCCGAGGACCTCTCGCTCGACGGGTTCACGGTGGAGTACGACGGAACCGTCGGCGACCATCCCGACGTGGACGTCGAGCGCTCGTTGCTCGACGCCGCGATGGGCTACATCGACGCCGCCGTCTCGCAGGCGCGGGACGCGGCCGGGGCGCCGAACGCGGGCTTCGACATCACCGTCGAGAGCGACATCCCGCTCGGGGCCGGGCTCGGGTCCTCGGCCGCGGTCGTCGTCGCGGGCATCGACGCGGCGACCCGCGCGCTCGGCGAGCCGCTGGCGCCGCGGGAGCTGGCCGACCGAGCCTATCGCGCGGAGTTCGACGTCCAGGACGGGCAGGCCTCGCGTGCCGACACGTTCTGCTCGACGATGGGGGGCGCGGTGCGCGTCGAGGGCGACGACTGCGAGCCGATCGAGACCCCGAACCTTCCGTTCGTCGTCGGGTTCGACGGCGGGGCCGGCGACACCGGAGCGCTCGTGGCGGGCGTCCGGGGGCTCATCGAGGAGTACGGCTTCGCGGACGAGACGGTACGGTCGATCGGCGACGTCGTTCGCGAGGGCGAGGACCTCCTCGAGGCGGCGACGCCCGGGTCGGAGCCCGACGCGGAGCTGCTCGCCGAGCTCGGCGACCTGATGAACTTCAACCACGGGCTGTTGTCGGCGCTTGGCGTCTCCGCACGCTCGCTGGACGCGATGGTGTGGGCTGCGCGCGACGCCGGGGCGCACGGCGCGAAGCTGACGGGCGCCGGCGGCGGCGGGTGCATCGTCGCGCTCGACCCGACGCCGGAGACGGAGACGGCGCTGTCGTTCACGCAGGGGTGTGCCGACGCCTTTCGGGCGGAACTCGCGACCGAGGGCGTTCGGGTGGAGGCGCCGTGA
- the rpsB gene encoding 30S ribosomal protein S2: MTEDNDTVELDADADATAEDAAAADADLEDAADTTAEQPDDAAAAAEADAGSDEPDADAAEEAADVDDEADEEPRFDDDVMPDEDADLLIPVEEYLGAGVHIGTQQKTQDMERFIHRVRDDGLYVLDVSKTDERIRVAADFLSGYAPEQVLVTSSRQYGRFPAEKFADAIGARARTGRFIPGTLTNPDYAGYIEPDVVVVTDPIGDAQAVKEAITVGIPVIAMCDSNNQLSNVDLAIPTNNKGRRALSVVYWLLANETLDRRGADTVYALEDFEAEL, translated from the coding sequence ATGACTGAGGACAACGACACGGTCGAACTCGACGCGGACGCGGACGCCACGGCGGAGGACGCCGCGGCGGCCGACGCCGACCTCGAGGACGCGGCCGACACGACAGCCGAACAGCCCGACGACGCGGCGGCGGCCGCCGAGGCCGACGCCGGCTCGGACGAACCCGACGCGGACGCCGCCGAGGAGGCGGCCGACGTGGACGACGAGGCGGACGAGGAGCCGCGCTTCGACGACGACGTGATGCCCGACGAGGACGCGGATCTGCTCATCCCCGTCGAGGAGTACCTCGGCGCCGGCGTCCACATCGGGACCCAACAGAAGACGCAGGACATGGAGCGGTTCATCCACCGCGTCCGCGACGACGGCCTCTACGTGCTCGACGTCTCGAAGACGGACGAGCGCATCCGCGTGGCCGCCGACTTCCTGTCCGGCTACGCCCCCGAGCAGGTGCTCGTCACCTCCTCGCGACAGTACGGCCGCTTCCCGGCCGAGAAGTTCGCTGACGCGATCGGCGCGCGCGCCCGAACCGGCCGGTTCATTCCGGGTACGCTGACGAACCCCGATTACGCCGGCTACATCGAGCCGGACGTCGTGGTCGTCACGGACCCGATCGGCGACGCCCAGGCCGTCAAGGAGGCCATCACGGTCGGCATCCCCGTCATCGCGATGTGCGACTCAAACAACCAGCTGTCGAACGTCGACCTGGCGATCCCGACGAACAACAAGGGTCGCCGCGCGCTCTCGGTCGTCTACTGGCTGCTCGCCAACGAGACGCTCGACCGCCGCGGTGCCGACACGGTCTACGCCCTCGAGGACTTCGAGGCCGAGCTGTAG